The Burkholderia mayonis genome window below encodes:
- a CDS encoding DNA-methyltransferase: MQSSTLLEHHTKAEGKALTIGKAKLYQDDCFDWLASQKPRSVQAVVTDPPYGLVEYTAKETAKLRAGNKGGIWRIPPSFDGHQRAPLPRFTVLTEADRQALHAFFKRFGTLIAKVVVPGANVVIASNPLLAHIVAEAMGQAGLELRGYIARQVMTMRGGDRPKNAHVEFDNVSVMPRSQWEPWVVLRAPIEGRVQDNLRQWGTGGFRRPTADRPFGDLIKSHPTPAGEKKIAPHPSLKPQAFMRQVVRAVLPLGEGTVLDPFMGAGSTLAAANAVGYDSCGVELDQQFFELATEAVPKLAALPAKDAQANLF, encoded by the coding sequence TTGCAGAGTTCAACGCTCCTTGAACACCACACCAAGGCCGAAGGGAAAGCGTTGACCATAGGTAAAGCAAAGCTCTACCAAGACGACTGCTTTGATTGGCTCGCAAGCCAAAAACCTCGATCCGTTCAAGCAGTCGTAACAGACCCTCCGTATGGCTTGGTTGAATACACAGCCAAAGAGACTGCAAAATTACGAGCAGGCAACAAGGGGGGGATCTGGCGTATTCCCCCGTCGTTTGATGGTCATCAACGCGCCCCTCTCCCCCGCTTCACGGTATTGACCGAAGCAGACAGGCAGGCGCTTCACGCATTCTTCAAGCGTTTCGGCACCCTGATTGCAAAGGTCGTCGTGCCTGGGGCCAATGTCGTGATCGCATCGAATCCGTTGCTCGCTCACATCGTGGCCGAAGCGATGGGCCAGGCAGGATTAGAACTGCGCGGCTACATTGCCCGTCAGGTAATGACCATGCGAGGCGGCGACCGCCCCAAGAACGCACATGTCGAGTTCGACAACGTCTCAGTCATGCCGCGGTCGCAGTGGGAGCCTTGGGTGGTATTGCGCGCGCCCATTGAGGGGCGCGTCCAAGACAACCTCCGCCAATGGGGGACGGGAGGGTTCCGCCGCCCCACAGCCGACCGGCCTTTTGGCGACTTGATCAAGTCACACCCAACGCCTGCCGGCGAGAAGAAAATCGCACCGCACCCATCACTAAAACCCCAAGCGTTCATGCGCCAAGTGGTTCGCGCGGTGCTGCCGCTCGGTGAGGGAACGGTTTTGGATCCATTTATGGGGGCTGGATCAACGCTGGCTGCCGCCAATGCCGTTGGCTACGATAGTTGTGGCGTCGAACTGGATCAACAGTTTTTCGAGTTGGCAACCGAGGCCGTACCGAAACTCGCCGCACTTCCGGCGAAAGATGCACAAGCGAACCTGTTCTAG
- a CDS encoding helix-turn-helix domain-containing protein yields the protein MLPAKINSVHFSNSTFFAMDFSDRLAMLRKQRGLTQQQLADRTNVHLVQVNRYEAGASRPAVDVVKRLAVALSVSADALLFDEDEYGPDEDFRLLFDGLRILTDQEKNVVKSVLEAMLLKHRISACKPAISANEKIASIDITASGKGNQ from the coding sequence GTGCTTCCGGCAAAAATCAACAGTGTTCATTTCTCGAATTCCACTTTCTTCGCCATGGATTTCTCGGACCGCCTCGCCATGCTGCGCAAGCAGAGAGGTTTAACCCAGCAACAACTCGCCGATCGTACCAACGTCCACTTGGTACAAGTCAACCGCTACGAAGCGGGAGCGAGCCGCCCAGCCGTTGACGTGGTCAAGCGGCTCGCCGTCGCGCTGTCTGTTAGCGCCGACGCGTTGCTGTTTGACGAGGACGAATATGGGCCAGATGAAGATTTTCGCTTGCTGTTCGATGGACTACGCATCTTGACGGATCAGGAAAAAAACGTCGTCAAATCGGTCCTTGAAGCAATGCTTCTCAAGCATCGGATATCGGCGTGCAAACCAGCTATCTCGGCGAACGAGAAAATTGCGTCGATCGATATAACAGCATCAGGGAAGGGTAACCAGTAA
- the gyrB gene encoding DNA topoisomerase (ATP-hydrolyzing) subunit B, which produces MTEQHNSQPENSYGASSIQILEGLEAVRKRPGMYIGDTSDGTGLHHLVFEVLDNSIDEALAGYCNDIHVTIHADNSISVTDNGRGIPTDVKLNDKHEPKRSAAEIVMTELHAGGKFDQNSYKVSGGLHGVGVSCVNALSSWLRLTVRRNGKKHFMEFHRGIAQNRAIETRDGVDVSPMQVVGETENRGTEVHFMADPTIFGTVEYHYDILAKRIRELSFLNNGVRIRLTDLRSGKEDDFAFVGGVKGFVEYINKTKTVLHPTIFHINGEKDGVGVEVAMQWNDSYNENVLCFTNNIPQRDGGTHLTGLRAAMTRVINKYIVDNEIAKKAKVETSGDDMREGLSCVLSVKVPEPKFSSQTKDKLVSSEVRAPVEEVVAKALEEFLLETPSDAKIICGKIVEAARARDAARKAREMTRRKGVLDGVGLPGKLADCQEKDPAKSEIYIVEGDSAGGSAKQGRDRKFQAILPLRGKVLNVEKARYDKLLSSEQIVTLVTALGCGIGKDDYNLDKLRYHRIIIMTDADVDGAHIRTLLLTFFYRQMPEMIERGYVYIAQPPLYKVKAGRDERYLKDDTELDAHMLRLALQGSELVPTENGTPISGDALGELARSYLLAQGVVKRLSRLYDPAGLEAIMDGVAIDLSNEASTEASAKSLAAALSDDATKTEVRVVPTYDPVREVRSLRIERTHHGNVRVSVLDEEFQLTADYQQLVNTAHTFKGLIGAGAMIKRGERSSNVSDFKNAMKWLMTDAERNMSKQRYKGLGEMNPEQLWETTMDPAVRRLLRVQIEDAIAADGIFTTLMGDEVEPRRAFIENNALRAGNIDV; this is translated from the coding sequence ATGACTGAACAGCACAATTCGCAGCCCGAAAACAGCTACGGCGCGTCGTCGATCCAGATCCTCGAGGGGCTGGAAGCGGTGCGCAAGCGTCCCGGGATGTACATCGGCGACACGTCGGACGGCACCGGTCTGCATCACCTCGTGTTCGAGGTGCTCGACAACTCCATCGACGAAGCGCTCGCCGGCTACTGCAACGACATCCACGTGACCATTCACGCGGACAACTCGATCTCCGTGACCGACAACGGCCGCGGCATCCCGACCGACGTCAAGCTCAACGACAAGCACGAGCCGAAGCGCAGCGCCGCCGAAATCGTGATGACCGAACTGCACGCGGGCGGCAAGTTCGACCAGAACAGCTACAAGGTGTCGGGCGGCCTGCACGGCGTCGGCGTGTCGTGCGTGAACGCGCTGTCGAGCTGGCTGCGTCTCACCGTGCGCCGCAACGGCAAAAAGCACTTCATGGAGTTCCATCGCGGCATCGCCCAGAATCGCGCGATCGAAACGCGCGACGGCGTCGACGTCTCGCCGATGCAGGTCGTCGGCGAAACCGAGAACCGCGGCACCGAAGTGCATTTCATGGCCGATCCGACGATCTTCGGCACCGTCGAATACCACTACGACATCCTCGCGAAACGCATCCGCGAGCTGTCGTTCCTGAACAACGGCGTGCGCATCCGCCTCACCGACCTGCGCTCGGGCAAGGAAGACGATTTCGCGTTCGTCGGCGGCGTGAAGGGCTTCGTCGAGTACATCAACAAGACGAAGACCGTGCTGCACCCGACGATCTTCCACATCAACGGCGAGAAGGACGGCGTCGGCGTCGAAGTGGCGATGCAGTGGAACGACAGCTACAACGAAAACGTGCTGTGCTTCACGAACAACATCCCGCAGCGCGACGGCGGCACGCACTTGACAGGCCTGCGCGCGGCGATGACGCGCGTGATCAACAAGTACATCGTCGACAACGAAATCGCGAAGAAGGCGAAGGTCGAAACCTCCGGCGACGACATGCGCGAAGGCCTGTCGTGCGTGCTGTCGGTGAAGGTGCCCGAGCCGAAGTTCAGCTCGCAGACGAAGGACAAACTGGTGTCGTCGGAAGTGCGCGCGCCGGTCGAGGAAGTCGTCGCGAAGGCGCTCGAGGAATTCCTGCTCGAGACGCCGAGCGACGCGAAGATCATCTGCGGCAAGATCGTCGAAGCGGCGCGCGCGCGCGACGCCGCGCGCAAGGCGCGCGAGATGACGCGCCGCAAGGGCGTGCTCGACGGCGTCGGCCTGCCGGGCAAGCTTGCGGACTGCCAGGAGAAGGACCCGGCGAAGTCGGAAATCTACATCGTCGAGGGCGACTCGGCGGGCGGCTCGGCGAAGCAGGGCCGCGACCGCAAGTTCCAGGCGATCCTGCCGCTGCGCGGCAAGGTGCTGAACGTCGAGAAGGCGCGCTACGACAAGCTGCTGTCGTCCGAGCAGATCGTCACGCTCGTGACCGCGCTCGGCTGCGGGATCGGCAAGGACGACTACAACCTCGACAAGCTCCGCTACCACCGGATCATCATCATGACCGACGCGGACGTCGACGGCGCGCACATCCGCACGCTGCTGCTCACGTTCTTCTACCGGCAGATGCCGGAGATGATCGAGCGCGGCTACGTGTACATCGCGCAGCCGCCGCTCTACAAGGTGAAGGCGGGACGCGACGAGCGCTACCTGAAGGACGACACCGAGCTGGACGCGCACATGCTGCGCCTCGCGCTGCAGGGTTCGGAGCTCGTGCCGACCGAGAACGGCACGCCGATCTCGGGCGACGCGCTCGGCGAGCTCGCGCGCTCGTATCTGCTCGCGCAGGGCGTCGTCAAGCGGCTGAGCCGCCTGTACGATCCGGCCGGGCTCGAAGCGATCATGGACGGCGTCGCGATCGACCTGTCGAACGAGGCGTCGACGGAGGCGTCGGCGAAGTCGCTGGCCGCGGCGCTCAGCGATGATGCGACGAAGACGGAAGTGCGCGTCGTGCCGACCTACGATCCGGTGCGCGAGGTGCGTTCGCTGCGTATCGAGCGCACGCATCACGGCAACGTGCGCGTGTCGGTCCTCGACGAGGAGTTCCAGCTCACGGCCGATTATCAGCAGCTCGTGAATACCGCGCATACGTTCAAGGGGCTGATCGGCGCAGGCGCGATGATCAAGCGCGGGGAGCGCAGCTCGAACGTGTCCGACTTCAAGAACGCGATGAAGTGGCTGATGACCGACGCCGAGCGGAATATGTCGAAGCAACGGTATAAGGGCTTGGGTGAGATGAATCCTGAGCAGCTGTGGGAAACGACGATGGATCCGGCCGTGCGGCGGTTGCTGCGCGTGCAGATCGAGGATGCGATTGCTGCCGACGGGATCTTTACCACGCTGATGGGAGATGAGGTCGAGCCGCGTCGGGCGTTTATCGAGAATAATGCGTTAAGGGCGGGGAATATTGATGTTTGA
- the dnaN gene encoding DNA polymerase III subunit beta, producing MQLVKTERDTLLRPLQTVSGIVERRHTLPILANLLITKNGPDVSFLSTDLELQITTRADFGVGGDQVATTVAARKLLDILRAMPDGQVTLTLADKRLTVQSGKSRFALQTLAADEFPTVAQAKDFGASLSVPQKAFRQLLGMVYFAMAQQDIRYYLNGMLLVVDGDRLMAVATDGHRLAFSSMKIEGSFGRQEVIVPRKTILELQRLLEDIDDTVKIDIAQTQAKFTFGQVELVSKLVEGKFPDFQRVIPKAHKNSFEIGREELQRSLQRAAILTSDKFKGVRCIIAPGQLKIMSTNADQEEAQEELEIAYQGDTVDIGFNVTYLLDVLANLKVDTVQVSLGDASSSALITVPENDEFKYVVMPMRI from the coding sequence ATGCAACTGGTCAAGACCGAACGAGACACCCTCCTTAGGCCGCTGCAAACCGTGAGCGGTATCGTCGAACGCCGCCACACGTTGCCGATCCTCGCCAATCTGTTGATCACGAAGAACGGCCCGGACGTGTCGTTCCTGTCGACCGACCTCGAGCTCCAGATCACGACGCGCGCCGACTTCGGCGTCGGCGGCGACCAGGTCGCGACGACCGTCGCGGCCCGCAAGCTGCTCGACATCCTGCGCGCGATGCCGGACGGCCAGGTCACGCTGACGCTCGCCGACAAGCGCCTGACAGTCCAATCCGGCAAGAGCCGCTTCGCACTGCAAACGCTCGCGGCCGACGAGTTCCCGACCGTCGCGCAGGCGAAGGATTTCGGCGCGAGCCTCTCCGTCCCGCAGAAGGCGTTCCGCCAGCTCCTCGGCATGGTGTACTTCGCGATGGCGCAGCAGGACATCCGCTACTACCTGAACGGGATGCTGCTCGTCGTCGACGGCGACCGCCTGATGGCCGTCGCGACGGACGGCCACCGCCTCGCGTTCTCGTCGATGAAGATCGAAGGCTCGTTCGGCCGCCAGGAAGTGATCGTCCCGCGCAAGACGATTCTCGAGCTGCAGCGCCTGCTCGAGGACATCGACGACACGGTCAAGATCGACATCGCGCAGACCCAGGCAAAGTTCACGTTCGGTCAGGTCGAGCTGGTGTCGAAACTCGTCGAGGGCAAGTTCCCCGACTTCCAGCGCGTGATCCCGAAGGCGCACAAGAACTCGTTCGAAATCGGCCGCGAAGAGCTGCAGCGCTCGCTGCAGCGCGCAGCAATCCTCACGTCCGACAAGTTCAAGGGCGTGCGCTGCATCATCGCGCCCGGCCAGTTGAAAATCATGTCGACCAACGCCGACCAGGAAGAGGCGCAGGAAGAACTGGAAATCGCCTACCAGGGCGACACGGTCGACATCGGCTTCAACGTCACGTATCTGCTCGACGTGCTCGCGAACCTGAAGGTCGACACCGTTCAGGTGAGCCTCGGCGACGCCAGCTCGAGCGCCCTCATCACCGTGCCCGAGAACGACGAATTCAAGTACGTGGTGATGCCGATGCGCATCTGA
- a CDS encoding CaiB/BaiF CoA transferase family protein, with protein sequence MGPLHGIRIVEIAGLGPAPFCGMLLADMGADVILVERTAGRDGDPLDLGRRAIFNRGKRSLALDLKQPAAVAAVLRLVETADALIEGMRPGVMERLGLGPDACLARNPKLVYGRMTGWGQDGPLADAAGHDINYIGLSGALWYAGQPGDAPLAPPTLIGDLGGGALYLAMGVLAGLLEARSRGTGQVVDAAIVDGSANLMNLLLSIHAAGFQPMERGKGLLDGPHWYGSYRCACGGYVSVGALEPQFYALLLDKLDLTGDDEFRNQYDASRWPRLRERLAAVFASRPRAHWIALMEGTDVCFAPVLSPAEAKSHPHLAARGVYAERDGVLQAAPAPRFSGSPNAQPGAVPRRGADGAAILREAGFGQDEIAALVAKA encoded by the coding sequence ATGGGCCCTTTGCACGGAATCCGAATCGTCGAAATCGCCGGACTGGGCCCGGCGCCGTTCTGCGGAATGCTGCTCGCCGACATGGGCGCCGACGTGATCCTTGTCGAGCGCACGGCCGGCCGCGACGGCGATCCGCTCGACCTCGGCCGTCGCGCGATCTTCAATCGCGGCAAGCGCTCGCTCGCGCTCGATCTCAAGCAGCCCGCGGCGGTCGCGGCGGTGCTGCGGCTCGTCGAGACTGCCGACGCGCTGATCGAAGGCATGCGCCCCGGCGTGATGGAGCGGCTCGGCCTCGGGCCCGACGCATGCTTAGCGCGCAATCCGAAGCTCGTGTACGGACGGATGACGGGCTGGGGCCAGGACGGACCGCTCGCCGATGCGGCGGGGCACGACATCAACTACATCGGCCTGTCAGGCGCGTTGTGGTACGCGGGGCAACCGGGCGACGCGCCGCTGGCGCCGCCGACGCTCATCGGCGATCTCGGCGGCGGCGCGCTGTATCTCGCGATGGGCGTGCTCGCGGGCCTCCTGGAGGCGCGCTCGCGCGGGACGGGGCAGGTCGTCGACGCGGCGATCGTAGACGGCAGCGCGAATCTGATGAACCTGCTGTTGTCGATCCATGCGGCGGGTTTTCAGCCGATGGAGCGCGGCAAGGGCTTGCTCGACGGTCCGCACTGGTACGGCAGCTATCGCTGCGCGTGCGGCGGCTATGTGAGCGTCGGCGCGCTCGAGCCGCAGTTCTACGCGCTGCTTCTCGACAAGCTTGATCTGACCGGCGACGACGAGTTCCGGAATCAATACGATGCGAGCCGCTGGCCGCGGCTGCGCGAGCGGCTCGCGGCGGTTTTCGCGAGCCGGCCGCGCGCGCATTGGATCGCGCTGATGGAAGGCACCGACGTGTGTTTCGCGCCGGTGCTGAGCCCGGCCGAAGCGAAATCGCATCCGCATCTCGCGGCGCGCGGCGTCTACGCGGAGCGCGACGGCGTGCTGCAGGCCGCGCCTGCGCCGCGGTTTTCCGGTTCGCCGAACGCGCAGCCCGGCGCGGTGCCGCGGCGCGGCGCGGACGGCGCCGCGATCTTGCGCGAAGCGGGATTCGGGCAAGACGAGATCGCGGCGCTCGTCGCGAAGGCGTGA